CCCTGACAATGATTTGTGCAAATGAAGAATAACAATTTATGCTTACCTTGGGGTTGTACTCAGCATTTCTAGCTCGCAGTGCTATTGTTTTCAAGTCAAGTTTGCAGCCCAAGTTCACAGTGGATACGATGTTCCTAAAAAAGGGAAGGAAATAAACCATGCCATCAGGATGGGAGATTCTCGCTGTTGATATGGTCACATCACTATTCACCTTCATCTATTAGCTTCTTGTGTTTCCGCTTTATAGGAGTACATAGGGGTTGAGACTAACAAACTAATGAATTGTTCAGGAACACTTACTGTAACTGAGGGACAATCCCAGAACTCTCAGAGGCAGGAGTGGCAGGTGTGATGGGTGTCATTGGGGTTAGCGGTGTAGCGGTGTAGAGGGGGGTGTTTcctggcagtgtggtggtggtgaccgTTTGGGAGTGATAAAGCTGTGGTGTCTGTCCCAAACCCCCTGGCACCCCAGCCTGCTGGGCCGAAGCCTGCTGCTGTTGTTGCCGCTGCTGCTCTTCCAGGAGAGACAGGCTGTTGGTGTTCGTGACAGGTTGGGGAGTCAGACCACTGCCATAGGGCATCATGGGGCTGAAAATGGGCATACCAGGAGTCATTGCCCCCTTTGACAGATGGAAGAACAATCCCTCAATTAGGCTAGTTGAATCTAAAACATTTGAGCAATGTTGTTCCTGTGTTGACAACAATAACGTCTCACTCAAATTAGTTACCTGAGGGGAGGCAAGACCCTGGAAAGGTGGCAAACTGTTGTTCTGCTCCATGTCCTCAAAGTATGAAGCGTTCACTTGACTGGCCGTCTCAAAGGCCTGAAATTCTCTGAGGAGTAGGAGCAATTCTGGTTTTGATCATTTCGACAACAGTCATGAATCGTAATAGCAGAACGTAGCAGCGAACCCCTTAGATCGCTTCTTGTGACCAGAAAGAACAGACAAATCACATACAGAAAGTTGGCTAAGCATTGAGATCGGGGAAATCGGTGGCAAACACTGTTGTCAATGGAAACTTGACCAATCACTCAACTAGACCACATAATGCAGCAGTACCTAACTAACGATAGACAGCTAATTATCTAATTAGTTAACCTTTGCAGCCAGACAGTCAGCTAACAAACGTTAACTAAGTTAGCTACCGCTACAGTGGCGCGCGAACTATTAACATAGCTACCTAGCACTTTAACACCACGCATTGAAATTCAATCCAACTTTGCAATGTATACTTTTGTTTACAGAAACCATGCAACTTCGTGTGAGCGTAAAAAACAGTTTGGCGCAAATTTCGCACCGGACTTGCAGTTGGCCAGGTTAGCGTAGTAACGTTGGTTACGTTAACAAGCTAGCTACTGCCATGGCAACACTCGTGTGGTCGTTAGTGTTTTGCTCACTAAGTGATGCTGTTGTGTTGAGAAGGGACTCCGTAAATATGTCAAATACTCACCCCCGTCTCTATAACATTCAAAGGAGCTTTGGCTAGCTGATGGTTCCACAGATTCATGCACTTGCTCCAAACAGCAACATCAGTGACCACTTCCGGTGTCAAAGTTCCTAAGCCTTTTCCGATGAGGTTTAACCGCGGTTGGCATCCATCAAAGTTCCTAATACATTCTTGCTTATTTTCTCTGACAAGGTACAAGGGCAACAGTTCCCCCAAATCAAAAACAGAAAGTGCTGTTcaagaaaaaataaatattattattaaatatttTCTTGCCCTGAACGTGTGTAGT
This genomic interval from Salvelinus fontinalis isolate EN_2023a chromosome 30, ASM2944872v1, whole genome shotgun sequence contains the following:
- the LOC129828843 gene encoding TATA-box-binding protein-like codes for the protein MEQNNSLPPFQGLASPQGAMTPGMPIFSPMMPYGSGLTPQPVTNTNSLSLLEEQQRQQQQQASAQQAGVPGGLGQTPQLYHSQTVTTTTLPGNTPLYTATPLTPMTPITPATPASESSGIVPQLQNIVSTVNLGCKLDLKTIALRARNAEYNPKRFAAVIMRIREPRTTALIFSSGKMVCTGAKSEEQSRLAARKYARVVQKLGFPAKFLDFKIQNMVGSCDVKFPIRLEGLVLTHQQFSSYEPELFPGLIYRMIKPRIVLLIFVSGKVVLTGAKVRGEIYEAFENIYPILKGFRKTT